The stretch of DNA TATTAAAGAGCAGGACTTTTTACTGCTTGCTTCTGCTTccattggtttttaaatgttttgtcaaCAGCTAAAATTCAGGCTACTTCAtgttaaattcaaaatgttgtCTTGGCTATAGTATGAAGTATCTGTTTTCCACTCAAGgctaaaacaaaaatcatttaaaagatTTCCACATGTGTTTGAGCAAGACCTGAACCACTTTACATGCAAATTGTATAAAATCACATCCTTccattttaaatttgaattttgaatttgaaatactttaataatccctgaagggaaattacattACACTCTTattttttagggacatgctttTCACACATATTGGAAGGAataacacacatgcacaaacaggaacTGTGGACATGTattaatggagagatgtcagagtggggttgcttttacaatgaagggagcgcaccagagcagtgCTGGagtttggtgccttgctcaaagGCAAATCGGCAGTGCTcaagaagtgccctggcacctctccggCTACCAGGGTAACTTCCATTTTTTGGTCCTCACCGGGACTTCAATTGGCGACCCTCCGGTTCCCAACCCATGTCTCTACGGACTGAGCTATAGCcgcccatccattcatccattcatccgttaatccatccatccatccatccatcctatcCAATTCCTGATAACTAATGCTGAAAAGCTGAGTGGCAGAGACAATAACAAACACTGTCACATTAATTCcagtaagttcattttgtcttcttttttcaaatGATATGTTACAGTTTCATGTATGcggacaacttttttcaggaaatgtactttgaaatgtactttgatgtcaggagatcaaagtaaatttcaaaataagttttcctgaaaaaagttgtctgaataaattaatccTTAACATATTAAACAATCTCACTCCTAAGAATAAAtcacaaaatacaaaagttcTGTATTAGGAGTACATGCAAACTGTACTGTACTTACACAAACCTACAATACGCAATGGCCATTAGGGCGAAATTTTTATTCTGGTCAAATTTGGAATGTTGAAAATCATGGAATTTAAAGGTTACAGCAGCAGCTCACTTAATTTTCCATGTTAGCTGCAGCTGTATGACTAGCATAGCAGCAGTGCTGAATTCtattaatgttttgtttaacATGGGGTTGAACAATGAAGATCTTTCCACTGCGCTACCTTTTTGTGGTAACGCAGTGGAATGAAAACCATGAAAGTGggtcacagccatcacacactACAACTCAAGTGAACCTGCATTGCAAAAACACAAGCAGTACTAGGAAGCTAGAATTTTTAGGCCAGGCTGCCAGACTAAAAACGCCAttgactttgttgttgttgtttttcttcttcttgttgttgttcttgttgttgtgcaCACTATTTAAAATCACTATTCCTCTGTTATTCTGAATGGATCGTGCTGAAATTTGGtgggtataatctatggatgtgtacgcatcgacgctcggagtttgattttcaatttggggcccagaggagtcaaatattacgatggtTGGTGGTATCGACTCATtagcacataccaatatataaatggggcccattacctcgTACGTGTCATTTCATGGGGCGCCCCCGAGGGCCCcaattttcaaatgactactcctccttTTGTTCTccttagatcggaatgcagctTGGTataaatatgaatgaatgaatgaatatgatgagaagctctgagcccttttttggAAATGAGACCCCGGGGTCAACCACCCATTTTCGgtaatttgcatttttgtgtgaTGTATCgcttcaaaggtaattcaacgtagattacgattatgcctcgcaaaATTccctttttttggcaattttcattaaagttgttttctcaacAACACGTGCCATTTCTTCACATACTATTCAACatggagacgttccgcgggcccagcCGTTGTTTGCCCAAACTTGCTCTGCTTTATTAAGCAATACAAACTTGATATTCCAGTGggtaaatacacaatatgttaaaaagtatCGGGCTCGGACTTATTGCTTTCGCAAATGTGCCCCTAATGAAAATTTtggaacaaaaatgtattctgGCAACTGTGCTTTAAGATTGGTCTGttaacaaaactttttttttcagcgTGATGGGGTCTGAagctaaaacataaaatgacttcaTTTTCAAAGTAGCAAATACATTCATAATAAACAGTAATGCAGACATGCCAGACAACGATAACATCGTGTTTTGCTTCAGGGTAGAAAAATCTTGGCAAGAAAGTCAAGTGTGGGTGAGCTACAGTTACAACGGCGCGTGCACATCTCCCATTTTGGGTGCTTTCCAATTTCTTCCCATTCCATTGGAAGATCCTGAAATtgaactttcactttctcaggTAAACCTGTATAAAAGCACCTTCAGCTCTTCAACGTCTTCACACCATCACAAGGAGACTCTGAAAGCAGCCGAGCAGCaccgaaaaacaaaaaaaaaaatgacttctcGACTTAGTGTTCTGATCTTGCTGGGCGTCCTCTGCTTTGTGTTGACCACAGGTAAGAAACCCAACAGAAAGGTAATATGTAGGCAACTTTTGATAATTTCTGacgttttttaattatttctcaTTGTTTATCACAATAGGTAACCCCATAATGGACTGCTGTCTGAAGACGACCCAGAAAAAGTTCTCTTTCAAACTTGTCCAGAGCTACAAGATCCAGGAAGCTGCAAAAGGATGT from Gouania willdenowi chromosome 9, fGouWil2.1, whole genome shotgun sequence encodes:
- the LOC114470226 gene encoding C-C motif chemokine 19-like yields the protein MTSRLSVLILLGVLCFVLTTGNPIMDCCLKTTQKKFSFKLVQSYKIQEAAKGCEISATVIFTKGGRKLCLAPPKGNPFIQALIEDVNRARGKQWKTKQQIKV